The following are encoded together in the Coffea arabica cultivar ET-39 chromosome 1c, Coffea Arabica ET-39 HiFi, whole genome shotgun sequence genome:
- the LOC140005670 gene encoding hyoscyamine 6-dioxygenase-like, producing MASPASSWSSTAGSLPAKYVAPAEERPGAFPIPISNEIPVIDLGMQMSVINHGVPRELMIEAINMGKEFFGMSIDEKAIFCKNSAKTGKEGYRMYTSSPSLTGNDFE from the exons ATGGCATCACCTGCCTCAAGTTGGTCTTCCACCGCGGGATCCTTGCCTGCTAAATATGTTGCCCCTGCAGAAGAAAGGCCAGGGGCTTTTCCTATTCCAATAAGCAATGAAATACCAGTAATTGATCTTGGAATGCAAATGAGC GTGATCAACCATGGAGTACCAAGGGAATTAATGATTGAAGCTATAAATATGGGCAAAGAGTTCTTTGGTATGTCCATTGACGAAAAAGCTATCTTCTGCAAGAATTCTGCTAAAACTGGAAAAGAGGGGTATAGAATGTACACAAGTTCTCCTTCTCTAACTGGAAATGATTTTGAATAG